The following are encoded in a window of Pedosphaera parvula Ellin514 genomic DNA:
- a CDS encoding YoaK family protein: MQDADDVKDSTSQIHSSRCARLLPALLSVIAGSADVISFLGLGLFSAHVTGNLVVLIAQILGRGTGAACLVLSLPLFILVLGLTRLLVAGLEALGIGSLRPLLLLQFLMLGGAFVLCLVSGDHRDSGARNTLIAGQLAVAAMAVQNALVQLSLQGTPPTTVMTTDLTRFIMDAGEVLLGHNPAEVAEARHRAKHTWPVIIGFIAGAGLGAVCFAAGGLKSLGLPAGLALLALVMSLAIRPVGRKQ, from the coding sequence GTGCAAGACGCTGACGATGTGAAGGATTCAACTTCGCAGATCCACAGTTCCCGTTGTGCAAGGCTGCTCCCTGCCTTGCTCAGCGTGATCGCCGGCAGCGCGGATGTCATCAGCTTTCTCGGACTCGGCCTGTTCAGCGCACATGTTACCGGCAATCTGGTCGTCCTCATCGCACAGATATTAGGCAGGGGAACAGGCGCCGCCTGCCTCGTCCTCTCCTTGCCGCTTTTCATTCTGGTGCTTGGCCTTACGAGGTTGCTCGTCGCTGGCTTGGAAGCGCTTGGCATCGGCTCCTTGCGGCCTCTGCTCCTGCTGCAATTTCTGATGCTGGGCGGTGCTTTTGTTCTTTGCCTCGTCTCTGGCGACCATCGGGATTCAGGGGCGCGAAACACACTCATTGCCGGCCAACTGGCCGTGGCAGCCATGGCCGTCCAGAATGCACTGGTGCAGCTTTCGTTGCAGGGGACGCCCCCAACTACGGTGATGACGACAGACCTTACTCGTTTCATCATGGATGCTGGCGAAGTCTTATTGGGGCATAATCCAGCCGAGGTGGCCGAGGCGCGTCACCGAGCGAAGCATACCTGGCCAGTTATCATTGGCTTCATCGCAGGCGCTGGCCTTGGTGCGGTGTGCTTTGCGGCCGGAGGCCTAAAGTCCCTGGGCTTGCCCGCCGGCCTGGCCTTGCTTGCATTGGTCATGAGCCTGGCCATCAGGCCGGTTGGTAGAAAGCAATGA
- a CDS encoding dihydrolipoyl dehydrogenase family protein — protein MKPKMQEDIQRTRSSPEEYELLVLGSGTAGKLISWTLAKHGMKTASIERKYVGGSCQNIACLPSKNVIHSAKVASYFRRSEEFGITKGDWKIDMQGVRARKRKMVKDLVDIQIDHYKESGAELLMGSGRFVGPKTIEVTSADGVIRLLHGKQVVINIGTHATIDPTPGLREVNPLTHIEALELDRIPEHLIILGGGFVGVEFAQAMRRFGCRVTIVDRNARLIHREDEDISAALHELFRDEGIDVLTGTRITRVEGKSGESVKLSANRNGSELVLEGSDILVAAGRTPNTDGIGLDLAGVETTSHGYIKVNERLETTAPDVWAVGECAGSPHFTHISENDFHIVHENILGGHRVTTGRQVPFCVFTDPEFARVGLSETEANEGGVAYRLAKIPLSAVQRARTLSETRGFMKALIDTQSDRILGFSVFGVEAGEIMASVQVAMIAGLPYTALRDAIFTHPTLLEGLIALFNNVTPASVPASKA, from the coding sequence ATGAAACCAAAAATGCAGGAGGATATACAGAGGACTCGTTCAAGCCCGGAAGAATACGAGCTCCTCGTGCTGGGCAGCGGGACGGCTGGCAAACTTATCTCCTGGACCCTGGCCAAACACGGGATGAAGACCGCCTCCATTGAGCGAAAATATGTGGGCGGTTCCTGCCAAAACATCGCCTGCCTTCCAAGCAAGAACGTTATCCATAGTGCAAAGGTCGCTTCGTACTTCCGGCGAAGCGAGGAGTTCGGCATCACCAAGGGGGATTGGAAAATCGACATGCAGGGCGTCCGTGCTCGCAAGCGCAAGATGGTCAAGGACCTGGTTGACATTCAGATTGATCACTACAAAGAGAGCGGAGCTGAGCTGCTCATGGGATCAGGACGCTTTGTCGGACCGAAAACCATCGAGGTTACCTCTGCCGATGGCGTTATACGCCTCCTTCACGGGAAACAGGTCGTCATCAATATAGGCACCCATGCAACCATCGATCCTACGCCGGGCCTGCGTGAAGTGAACCCCTTGACCCATATCGAAGCACTGGAGCTTGATCGCATCCCGGAACATCTCATCATTCTGGGAGGCGGCTTTGTCGGCGTTGAGTTCGCCCAGGCGATGCGCCGCTTCGGCTGCCGGGTGACGATTGTTGACCGCAACGCTCGTCTGATCCATCGCGAGGATGAGGACATCTCGGCAGCCCTGCATGAACTGTTCAGGGACGAAGGAATCGACGTGCTCACCGGCACGCGGATCACTCGCGTCGAAGGCAAATCCGGCGAATCGGTGAAACTGAGCGCCAACCGCAACGGCTCGGAACTCGTCCTGGAAGGCAGTGATATCCTGGTCGCGGCGGGTCGCACGCCCAACACCGACGGCATTGGTCTGGACCTCGCCGGAGTTGAAACCACCAGCCATGGGTACATCAAAGTGAATGAACGCCTGGAAACAACGGCACCCGACGTCTGGGCAGTGGGTGAGTGCGCTGGCAGCCCGCACTTCACACACATCTCGGAAAACGACTTCCACATCGTGCACGAAAATATCCTTGGCGGCCATCGCGTGACCACCGGCCGGCAAGTGCCGTTCTGCGTATTCACGGACCCCGAGTTTGCCCGGGTCGGCCTGAGTGAAACGGAGGCCAACGAGGGTGGCGTCGCCTATCGACTGGCGAAAATTCCACTCAGCGCGGTACAGCGAGCCCGAACGCTTTCAGAAACCCGGGGTTTCATGAAAGCCCTCATTGACACCCAGAGTGATCGCATCCTTGGCTTCAGCGTTTTCGGAGTCGAGGCGGGAGAAATCATGGCCAGCGTGCAAGTCGCGATGATTGCCGGGCTCCCTTATACAGCGCTACGTGACGCCATCTTTACACATCCAACGCTGCTCGAAGGACTAATCGCACTTTTTAATAATGTGACGCCTGCCTCCGTTCCCGCTTCCAAAGCGTAG
- a CDS encoding CHAP domain-containing protein: MNYTRKAVPMGRSGQGTEASRNRNSVLFSFALRCRALWLGMVVAALMTVAGYSAHGQTATLIVHSNAWLGGLGVDIFNNAGVCCCGWGSSYTICPSSGQSVYTGCEWQCVEMPQRLYTVRGWHCGAWAVSSAYQLFNNPDVGTSYNNGSGYVPVSGDLLVWKSTLPNSGHAGHVAVVDYVDSYNVYICEQNSVATGRDIMSRSGVNGSSLSRSGWPDRYFYGVVHNTNNPFGNLAPPIPLWTWASQPINTNADGRLDLWGVGTDGSVYHNVQSTPNGGWNGWVTTGLSGVQSGVTVARNADGRLEAFARGSNNSIWHTYQSTPNGSWSAWADLVSPGMQGTPVVAVDIDGRLELCARGTNNIVYDNFQTTAGGSWYGWISLSGAITSDLAAAREQDGRAELYANGTGGAVYYNHQASPSGSWSGWVSLGAPAGGSQRVPVAAQNADGRLEVYTVDTNHVVWHNYETTANGAWNGWASLGGSISSRITAGHNLDGRIELYGVGTDGNVYHNYQSAPNGGWNGWVSLGAGAAIKAGDAVAVGNNADGRLDISIGSTTNAVWNNYEYPSANSTSWNGWGTLGGSISYLFK; encoded by the coding sequence ATGAACTATACAAGAAAGGCCGTACCGATGGGACGTTCGGGACAAGGAACCGAAGCGTCGCGAAACAGGAATTCAGTTTTATTTTCATTTGCACTTCGTTGCCGGGCGTTGTGGCTGGGCATGGTCGTCGCCGCGTTGATGACTGTGGCTGGTTATTCTGCGCATGGGCAGACTGCAACGCTGATTGTCCATTCCAATGCGTGGCTGGGAGGATTGGGCGTGGATATTTTCAATAATGCCGGTGTGTGTTGTTGCGGTTGGGGGAGTTCATACACGATTTGTCCATCGAGCGGGCAGAGTGTGTATACGGGTTGCGAGTGGCAGTGTGTGGAGATGCCGCAGCGGTTGTACACGGTGCGTGGCTGGCATTGCGGTGCGTGGGCTGTCAGTTCTGCCTACCAGCTTTTTAATAATCCGGACGTGGGCACTTCCTACAACAATGGAAGCGGGTATGTGCCGGTTTCCGGGGATTTGCTGGTCTGGAAGTCGACGCTACCCAACAGCGGACATGCCGGGCATGTGGCGGTGGTGGATTATGTGGACTCCTACAATGTTTATATTTGCGAGCAGAATTCGGTTGCAACCGGGCGCGACATCATGAGTCGTTCAGGAGTGAACGGTTCGTCTCTCAGCCGTTCTGGATGGCCGGATCGTTACTTCTATGGCGTGGTGCACAATACGAATAACCCGTTCGGCAACCTGGCGCCGCCGATACCGTTGTGGACCTGGGCCTCGCAGCCGATCAACACCAATGCCGACGGTCGGCTGGACTTGTGGGGTGTAGGCACAGACGGGAGCGTTTATCACAATGTTCAATCGACGCCCAATGGCGGCTGGAATGGCTGGGTGACGACGGGATTATCCGGAGTGCAGAGCGGCGTCACGGTTGCCCGCAATGCGGACGGCCGGTTGGAAGCGTTTGCTCGCGGCTCGAACAACAGCATCTGGCACACGTATCAATCCACTCCTAATGGCAGTTGGAGCGCCTGGGCCGACCTGGTGAGTCCGGGAATGCAAGGCACCCCGGTGGTGGCCGTGGATATCGATGGGCGTCTGGAATTGTGCGCGCGCGGCACCAATAATATCGTGTATGATAATTTCCAGACCACGGCGGGTGGCAGTTGGTATGGCTGGATTAGCTTGAGCGGAGCCATCACTTCGGATCTCGCGGCAGCACGCGAACAGGATGGACGCGCTGAGCTTTACGCGAACGGGACTGGCGGGGCGGTTTATTATAATCATCAAGCGAGTCCGAGCGGGAGTTGGAGTGGCTGGGTGAGCCTGGGTGCGCCCGCCGGGGGAAGTCAACGCGTGCCGGTCGCAGCTCAAAATGCGGACGGCCGCCTGGAAGTCTATACGGTCGATACCAACCATGTCGTCTGGCACAATTATGAAACCACGGCCAACGGCGCTTGGAACGGTTGGGCCAGTCTGGGAGGATCGATCAGTTCCCGCATAACGGCCGGCCACAATCTGGATGGGCGCATCGAGCTTTATGGCGTCGGGACGGACGGGAATGTTTATCATAATTATCAATCTGCTCCGAATGGCGGCTGGAATGGCTGGGTGAGCCTGGGAGCGGGCGCAGCGATCAAGGCCGGCGACGCCGTTGCCGTTGGCAACAATGCGGATGGACGGCTGGACATCAGCATCGGCAGCACCACCAACGCGGTCTGGAACAACTACGAGTATCCCTCGGCGAACAGCACGAGTTGGAATGGTTGGGGTACCTTGGGCGGGAGCATCTCGTATCTGTTTAAATAA
- a CDS encoding alpha/beta hydrolase family protein encodes MDLQSGNVCDYTPFQGVRALTVKLNPDFPDGAMVLLNVRDRSLFDVYLLNLKNGAMELDTENPGDVHNWHTDPKFRVRAAEVLTPDGGTEIRVRDDDKGWKSLLKVGPDEILETIDFTADGRSLFLKSSIGRDTAAVVEKNIDTGVEKIIAASDEVDAGEVIINPHTRVVEAVSFAPGRTVWRVIDPGVKADFEGLARLNDGDFRLVNRTAANDAWLVLFHSDRQPPRFYKWDRKAKEGFFLFSTRPRLEGLPLAEMQAIVIAARDGLKMHSYLTLPNGVPARKLPMVLFPHDGPWLRDTWGFIYPYAQWLANRGYAVLQPNYRGSTGYGKKLLNAGNKEFGRKMHDDLIDCVNWAVKEGIADPHRIGIFGGSYGGYCALAGVTFTPKVFACAVDVVGPSNLKTLLAFIPSYWKSARGMLDTRVGNIDDPRDADLLHHASPLNFADRIVRPLLIGHGANDPRVKQAESEQIVAAIEKNGGSVTYVLYPDEGHGFARPENGTDFNARAEQFLAEHLGGCFEPMPADKIPGSSALVRVIKGRH; translated from the coding sequence GTGGACCTCCAGTCTGGCAACGTGTGCGATTACACGCCCTTTCAGGGAGTCAGGGCGCTCACGGTGAAATTGAATCCCGATTTCCCGGATGGAGCCATGGTCCTGCTCAATGTGCGCGACCGCTCGCTCTTTGATGTTTATCTGCTCAACCTGAAAAACGGCGCCATGGAACTCGACACCGAAAACCCCGGAGATGTTCACAATTGGCATACGGACCCGAAATTTCGCGTCCGGGCGGCTGAAGTGCTGACACCCGACGGCGGCACGGAAATCCGCGTGCGCGACGATGACAAGGGATGGAAGTCCCTCCTCAAGGTCGGTCCGGACGAAATCCTGGAAACGATTGATTTCACCGCAGACGGCCGGTCGCTTTTTCTCAAATCCTCGATCGGGCGGGATACAGCCGCCGTGGTGGAAAAAAACATTGACACCGGCGTGGAGAAAATCATCGCGGCCAGCGACGAAGTGGATGCGGGCGAGGTCATCATCAACCCTCACACGCGTGTGGTGGAGGCGGTCTCGTTCGCGCCCGGACGAACCGTCTGGCGCGTGATTGACCCCGGAGTGAAGGCCGATTTCGAAGGCCTCGCCCGGCTTAACGACGGCGATTTTCGGTTGGTGAACCGGACCGCAGCGAACGACGCCTGGCTGGTTTTATTTCATTCCGACCGGCAGCCGCCGCGATTCTATAAATGGGATCGAAAGGCCAAAGAGGGCTTTTTCCTCTTCTCCACCCGTCCCAGGTTGGAAGGACTTCCGCTGGCGGAAATGCAAGCGATCGTCATCGCCGCCCGCGATGGCCTAAAGATGCACAGCTATCTTACCCTGCCCAACGGAGTGCCGGCGCGGAAACTGCCCATGGTTCTATTCCCGCATGACGGTCCCTGGCTGCGTGACACCTGGGGATTCATTTATCCTTATGCCCAGTGGCTCGCCAATCGTGGCTACGCGGTGCTGCAGCCAAATTACCGCGGCTCAACCGGCTATGGGAAAAAGCTTCTCAATGCCGGCAACAAGGAATTTGGCCGCAAGATGCACGACGACCTGATTGATTGCGTCAACTGGGCCGTGAAGGAAGGAATCGCAGACCCTCACCGGATCGGAATTTTCGGCGGCTCCTATGGTGGTTATTGCGCATTGGCCGGAGTGACGTTCACGCCAAAGGTGTTCGCGTGCGCGGTGGACGTGGTCGGGCCGTCGAACCTGAAGACGCTCCTTGCCTTCATTCCATCTTATTGGAAGAGCGCGCGCGGGATGCTCGATACGCGCGTCGGGAATATTGACGACCCAAGGGACGCAGACCTGCTCCACCATGCCTCGCCACTGAATTTCGCGGACAGGATCGTGCGGCCTTTGCTCATCGGGCACGGAGCGAATGATCCACGCGTCAAGCAGGCTGAATCGGAGCAGATTGTTGCCGCCATTGAGAAGAACGGCGGCAGCGTCACCTACGTTCTTTATCCTGATGAAGGCCATGGCTTCGCGCGGCCAGAGAACGGGACAGATTTCAACGCGCGCGCCGAGCAGTTTTTGGCCGAGCACCTCGGGGGATGTTTCGAACCAATGCCCGCCGATAAAATACCCGGTTCATCAGCCCTGGTCCGCGTCATCAAAGGCAGGCATTGA
- a CDS encoding HNH endonuclease: MAKAPSVKWTREQLLIAMNLYCKLQFGQFHSRNPIIIQTAEKMGRTANSLAMKLSNFASLDPVQQARGIKGLAGASEQDREVWKEFRKDWNTLGIQSEDLFQNLFVSTGEKEAEISDKGVKVKPAKILTPPTGPTEKTALVKVRRSQQFFRQTILNIYQHRCCITGIAVPELLVASHIVPWSQFPEHRLDPQNGLCLSSIHDAAFDSGLVTFDDNLRLTLSKELEKYFPQEALEKNFAAYQGKTICQPEKLSEPNREFLKYHRTEVFK; this comes from the coding sequence ATGGCCAAAGCACCCTCCGTTAAATGGACTCGCGAGCAACTGCTCATCGCCATGAACCTGTACTGCAAACTGCAGTTCGGCCAATTCCACTCGCGCAATCCCATCATCATCCAAACCGCCGAGAAAATGGGACGCACAGCCAACAGCTTGGCCATGAAACTCAGCAACTTCGCCTCGCTCGACCCCGTGCAACAAGCTCGCGGCATCAAAGGACTCGCAGGTGCTAGCGAACAAGACCGGGAGGTTTGGAAAGAATTTCGTAAAGACTGGAATACCCTCGGCATCCAAAGCGAAGACCTCTTCCAAAATCTCTTTGTTTCAACCGGTGAAAAAGAAGCCGAAATTTCCGACAAAGGGGTAAAAGTAAAACCAGCCAAAATTCTCACGCCTCCCACTGGTCCAACCGAGAAAACCGCACTCGTCAAAGTCCGCCGCAGCCAACAATTCTTCCGGCAAACCATTCTCAACATTTACCAACACCGCTGCTGCATCACCGGCATCGCCGTTCCCGAACTACTCGTCGCCAGCCATATCGTCCCATGGAGCCAATTCCCTGAACACCGCCTCGATCCCCAAAACGGCCTCTGCCTCTCCAGCATCCACGACGCCGCCTTCGACTCCGGCCTCGTCACTTTCGACGACAACCTCCGCCTGACCCTCAGCAAAGAACTCGAAAAATATTTTCCCCAAGAAGCCCTAGAAAAAAACTTTGCCGCCTATCAAGGCAAAACAATCTGCCAGCCGGAAAAGCTTTCAGAACCTAATCGTGAATTCTTGAAATACCATAGAACGGAAGTTTTTAAATAA
- a CDS encoding HhH-GPD family protein encodes MKCLLNKRSKVGHRFVLDREIAIFQKKLSHWWRVNAREFPWRNDNATSYHLIVSELLLQRTRAETVELYWPKFINIFSDWDTLANTSEKKICKILQPLGLSRQRAPRIKALAVEICTEKGRFPQTQEDILLLPGVGQYIANAILLFVHDVPAPLLDVNMARVLERYFGSRKLVDIRFDPYLQSLSKMIVTNNDPRMINWAILDLGALVCKSANPICNQCPLKSNCRHFHRSGRSLRQRK; translated from the coding sequence ATGAAGTGTCTTCTAAATAAGCGGTCGAAAGTTGGTCATAGATTTGTTTTAGATAGAGAAATCGCTATATTCCAGAAGAAATTGTCGCATTGGTGGCGTGTCAATGCACGAGAATTTCCATGGAGAAATGACAATGCAACTAGCTACCACCTAATAGTTAGTGAACTGCTTCTACAACGGACTCGTGCAGAGACGGTTGAACTATATTGGCCCAAGTTTATTAACATTTTTTCTGATTGGGACACGCTTGCTAATACTTCAGAGAAAAAAATTTGCAAAATTCTTCAGCCATTAGGCCTATCTCGACAAAGAGCTCCCAGAATCAAAGCCCTTGCTGTCGAGATATGTACCGAGAAAGGACGTTTTCCGCAAACACAGGAAGACATTCTTTTATTGCCAGGTGTTGGACAATACATTGCTAATGCCATCCTTTTGTTTGTTCACGATGTTCCAGCTCCTCTCCTGGACGTAAACATGGCTCGCGTGTTGGAGCGGTATTTTGGATCTCGAAAGCTTGTCGACATTCGGTTCGATCCTTATCTTCAGTCTCTGTCGAAAATGATCGTAACGAATAACGATCCTCGGATGATTAATTGGGCAATTTTGGATCTTGGCGCACTCGTTTGTAAGTCTGCGAACCCGATTTGTAATCAGTGCCCATTAAAATCGAATTGCAGACATTTTCACCGTTCAGGTAGGTCACTGCGTCAAAGAAAGTAA